CGTACACGTAGTTCGCAAACACCTCGTCGTCGCGGTGGCGGCCCTGCAGGGTCCAGATCGCCTTGTCGAGATTCCAGATGCGGCGGCCGATTTCGTACGACTGCGTTTTCGTGAGCGGCAAGCCGGTTACGGCGGTGTAGAATCTGCAACCGTAATCGTCCAAGTCGATGAAATAATCTTTGTACGGATCGTTCATGTTGATGCGCTCGCCGGCCCAGCCCCAGTCGCAGAAGGTGAGCGACTGTTCCCAGACACGCGTCCAATGGCGGTAGTAGTACACGCATTCCCGGCGGTAATCGCTGAAACAGTTCTCCTCGCTGTAGTCCCAGCAGCGCGGGTCGAGGCCGTTCGCCGTACGGGAGATGGTATCCACTAGGTCTTCTGCGGTCAGGAGCGGGGGAATTCCTAGCAGCTTGATGGTGGCCATGGGCATCCAGTAGATCCAGTGGTTGAAGCTGTGCTCGTTGATGTCGCGTTCGCCGAAGATGCTTCCGAAGCTCCAGTCGGTTTCGACCTGCGGCGAATAGTGCTCGCCGTAGCCCCATTGCGGATGGGTGAGTTCGCCTGTGGTCGAATCCTCATCCCAGGTTCCCCACGCATGGGCGGCGCGCGCGAGCCCGTCTGCGAGCTCGTTGCCCAGCCCCTCGCGCTTGATCATCATCTCGAGCAAGCGTGCGCTGAACTCGTGCGTGCCGACCTTCGTGAAGTCGAGATCGAGGGTATCGATCTTCTTGCCCGGTCCAGCCAGCCCGCGCTTGTAAAGCGAGTACACGTAGGCGGGCGTGCCGACTTCCCATGCGTTGATGCCGTGCCTGTTCAATATGTCGGCGTTCTTGCGCCCGGTTTCAGCGGTGTCCTCGCTGCCCCTGCCCCAGGCCATGACGACGCAATACGATTCGTTGCCCAGCGAGTCGGGGAAGATGGAGCGGCACGCCGTGGGGCAGCCCTCGCATGCTTCGGGACGGTGCGGCAGGTAGTCGAGGCATTCCATGACGTTTCCCTGCCCGGGAATGTTGTACTGATGGTACTCGACGAAGGGATCGTAGGGCACCTCGTCGGGTCGGTCTATCTTGTAGTCGCGCTTCAGGTACACTTCGCGGCGCAAAGCGAGCAGCTCGGTCGGATCGGCGATAGCGAAGGTTTGGGTACCGGTGAAGCTGACGGCCTTCAGCTTCTTCGATCCCCATACCGCGCCGAAGCCGGTCTGCGCGGCAATGTGGTTCGCATCGTGCATGATGCCGCCCACGCGCCCGAGCCGTTCGCATATCGGAGGTATGCACATGACGGCGGGCCTGATCAGGGTCTTGCGCTTCGAACCGGGGACCGTGTACCATTCGTCGTCGCGTGCGCCGCCGGTCAGCTGCCCCATGATGTCCTTCTGGATCCCCCAGGCGTCTTTCTCGGAGCCCCACCACTTCGACGCGTCCTCGAAGGTGATTTCGCCGTCGACAACGTTGATCCACACGGGTTCTTCGGAGACGCCCGTAACCATGAAGGCATCGAATCCAGCGCGCTTCATGCCCCCGGCAATGCGGCCTCCCATGCTCGAACGCGTATACCATTCATGATCGGCGAACGCGCCGATGCCCGTGATCTCGACGCGGGCGCCCGCCGTGGGAACGAGCGTGCCCGAAAGCGGATTGGCCGCAACGACGATGAGGTTTTCCGGGTCGAACGGCTTAACGGTTTTGTCTTCGCAGAAATCCCAGAACAGCGCGCTTGCCAGACCATGGCCGCCCAACCATTCCACATAGGGGTCTGATTCGATGATCCTGACTTCTTTGATTGTCAGATCGACATGCGCGATCTTTCCTGCCCAGCCTTTCGTCGCCATAGCTATTCTTCCCCTTTCGTTACGACGTCGGTCTCGACGGCGCTGTCGTAGACGCCCGCCACCTTGCCAACCGGTCGCAAGCCCGCCTGTTCGAGCGCCTCCCGTGGCGACTGCATGCCGGCGTCGTCGATGGGGAACATCGCTCGGGCGTAATGCAGGCTCGTGCGAAGGTTGACCTCGTACCCGGCCTCCGTTTCGGGCATGTCTCGCGAAAACGCGATTGCGCACAGCGAGCAGGCGTCGATGCAGGCTTGCTTTCCGCGCACGCCTCCCTCTTCCTTCCAGAAAGGCGTGTTCGTGCAGAGGTCGCACTTCAGCGCGATGCGTTTGTCGTAGTCGTAAACGATGCGCGAGGGTGAGTACGTGCATGCCCGTATGCACAACTGGCATCCTGTGCACTTTTCCGCGTCGATGATGCGAACGCCCGATACGGGATCGACCGTGAGCGCTTCGAAGCGGCAGGCGTCGACGCATGGCGCATTGGCGCACTGCTTGCACACGTACTGCTCGATGTCGTCGTCGGGGTAGGTGCCGAACACGTTCTTCTTGATTTGAATCCTTGCATGCGAGAGATCGATTCCGCCCTCATGGGCCAAGGTGCACGCCATCATGCAGCTCATACAGCCCGAACACTTCTTTGTGTCGATGAGCAGGAAACCCTTTGACACGGGATACTGAACTGATTCGTCCGCCATGATACCTCTCTTCCTTTCGTCTCCTTTAGCTGGGAACCCAGTGCATACAGTGTGCGCCCCGAACCACGTTGGGAAGCAAGGGGCCCGTTTATCCTGCTTCGGATACAGTGAGTGCATGCCTGCACGGATGGGCGGCGGCTGAGCCAAGAGAGAAAAACAAGCTGCAACCAGCTATTCCTCGAGAAGTTCGGGTATTGCCGCCCCTTTGTCCGACCGCGGAAGGCGACGTGATCCCGCATGAGGGAAATGCAAACCGAGTTTGCTTTTTCGTGTGCGAGCATGCCTGATAATCCGTTGCGCAGACGGTGTTCGGGCGGCGTTGGAAAAGCCCTGACGGCCGTTGGCCGCCAGGGCGAAAAGGTGCGGAAGGTAGGCTATTTCACAGGATAGAGCCCGTACCAGAGGTCGCCGGTAACCACGTTTCCCTTCGAGTCCTTTACGGTGAGCATGCTGCCGACCATGCGATGGAAAACCTGGCCGGCCAGCTCGAGGTTATTCTGCTTCAGGTATTCCAACGCGTTTCTCAGGCACGTTCCCGAAAAGCGGTAATCGCTGCTGGAAAGCGATTGGCTGTTCTCGTCGATGACGATGCCGGTGATGCAGGTCTTGGCGGGTATATGCAAAACCGCCCTGTGGTTGACGGGGACGAGGAACGAATGCTCTTCCGATATGGCGAGCCCCATCCGATAGCTCCACTCGCTGCCGCTCGAATTCTCCATCACGTCGCGGTTCATGTAGTACACGGCGGGAATCTTCGCCGTCCACTCTTTCATGAGCTCCATCTCGTCGGGTCTGTTCAACAGCTTACCGTCGCGCTCGCACTCGAGGTAGAAGAAGCCCGGCACGTTGGTGAAAGAGTAGCTGGCCTGTCCGGGTTCAAGCGCCCCGAGGCACTTCTTCACCTCTTCGATCTCCCGCAGAGAAGCCTTCAAATACTGGATCTGCAATCGTATTTCCTGCTCGCCCTGTACGTAGGCTTGGATTCTCGCTGCAATGCTGTCGTCTTGGCAGACTGCCGCCGCGTCCTGGATGCTCATCCCGATTTTCGACATGAAGCGAAGATCGTACAGCTGCGTGAAGCTCGACCCGGTAAACTTCCGGTGCCCTGAGTCCAGCACTTCGTAGCGCCGCTCTTTCAGATAGCGCTCGTAGTTGCGAATGGTGGTTGAGGACACGCCGAGGAACTGACAAATCTCCTTCATCCCGAACCTTGGTTTGACGTTCACGAAGAATGCCCCCTCAGGAAAGTGCGAATCAGCATCGATGTCCGTGGTTTACTAAAAAACCTGCTCGTATCCCAACGCTTCGTTAAGAGAAAAACAACCCTGTTTCATTGTAGTTGTGACGCGCGCACGGTGTTCGGAAATTCAGCTCACGGTTGAACGGCATAGGCGAGCGGGGCGGTCAAGGTTCGAATTCGGCGAAGGGATCCGTTGGCGTCGACCCCCAAATACCGAGAAGAGAGGGAATTTCTCCTCGACACCCGCCGTGCTGCGCTGCGCAGGATCGGTTCAAAGCGCCTCTGGATTACTTCTCAACCGATTGGAAGTAGCGTCAGCGCACGGGGTTCGCTACACTGATTTCCATCACATCGGAAGCGTTTCGTGCGAAAAGGAGTTTGAATGCCAGCTGAAGCCACTGCCCCGCTTGTCGGAATCATCATGGGATCGGAAAGCGATATGCCCGCCATGGAGCCGTGCATGAAGCAGCTCGAAGAGTTCGGAGTTCCTTACGAGGTGAAGGTGGCGAGCGCGCACCGCAAGCCCGCCGAAGTGCACGAATGGGCATCGACGGCGGTCGATCGCGGCATCCGCGTCATCGTTGCGGCGGCCGGCAAGGCGGCCCATCTCGGGGGCGTCGTTGCGGCGTACACCCCGAATCCGGTCATCACCGTGCCCATGAAGACGAGCGATCTGGGCGGTCTCGATTCGCTCCTTTCCATGGTGCAGATGCCGAGCGGCGTGCCGGTTGCCTGCGTTGCCATCAACGGCGCGAAGAACGCGGCTATCCTCGCCGTGCAGATACTCGGTACCGGTTGCGACGAGGCGCGCCAGAAGATCGCCGACTTCAAAGCGGGTATGGCCGAGGCGTAGGCTTTCGCCCCGCCCCGCGGGAAGCGTCTCCGCAGTGCGGCCGCCGCGAAATCCCGACCGTACTGCGAACGGATGTTTCACGTGAAACATCCGTTCGCGTTTCAACCGGTTCTTCAACCGCCGCTGAAGGTATTATGGGGATTGATCCTTTGCCGATGTGGGAAAACTCCGTCAAATGAGATACTATGGCAATGCATTTGCGCAATCGAATGCTTAGAATTAGGTTTTCGGCGATTGAACAGTGGCAATGACGGACGGGATGGCGCGTGCAAGGGTCTTGGTTGGGCATCGGCATGATGGCTGTGGTGGTCATCGGCGGTGCCGTCATCGGATGCAAGCAAAGTGGAACGAAATCGCAGCTTAAGGCTACGGTTCTTGCATTTGCGGCCTTGGCCGCCACCGTCGTCGCGTTTTGCGCGATCGTCATCGTCGCATCCCAGCGGTGGGCGGCCCCCGCCTGTGCGGTCGCGAGCATCATCGTGCCCCTTGCGGTGTACTTCATCACTATGGCCGTTTCGAAAAACCGGCGCAGCCGCGAATCGTCGCCTGTCCAAGGTACCCGAAGGTCGGTCAGCGGTGCATCCGGGGAGGCCCGTCGCGCCAACCAAGCGCACCAGCAGCCGCAGCCGAACCCGGCAATGCCGGAAACGCAGATACTGTCAGCGGAGTGCGAAGACCCCGCTTTGCATGAAAGCGATGAGCTCCGCAGCGATCAGGGCGAGCACGCGCAGGAAGCCGAAGAGACCGCCTTCGGTACCGAGCCCGTCGAAGCGTTCGACGAATCGCCTGCGGCCAAGGAGCGGGAAGAGGAACCCGAGTCCGCCGCAGCGCCCGAACCCGAGGCCGAGCCCGCCGCAGAGCCCGAGCCCGTCGCAGAGCCCGAGCCCGTCGCAGAGCCCGAGCCCGTCGCTGCTCCCAAGCCCCCCGCCCCCACGGTGTTCGATCCTGCCAGCTACTTCGCCAAGGCCACGGTCTTGCGCGACAAGGGCCTGTTCGCGGTTGCCGCGAAGCTGTACGCCGAATGCGCCGAGCGCGCGGAAGACCGCACGACGGTGCGCAAGGCGTCCATCGAAGAGATCGCCTGCTATGTGAAAGCCGGCAAGCTCGATGAGGCCCAGCGCCGAGCGATCGAGCTGAAGGAGTCGGCCTCCGATCTCACGGCAGTCGAAGCCATGAAGGTCGATGCCGTGTTGAGGATGGCGCCTCGATGAGCGGAAAGCACGCAAAGCGCAAAACCGTGAGGCCGTCGGTTTCTTCCGCGCCTCGCGCCTCGTCTGCCTCCCGCGCCTCGGCGCCTCCCGTTTCGCGCGTCGCGGTGCCGACGGAGCCGAAGCCCGCAGCGCCGGTGCCTCTCCGAGCCGCCGGTGCCGCAGCGCCGGTCTCGCCCCGAGTGGCCGGCGCCTCTGCGCGATCCCCCAAACCCGTGCGTGGCCCCCGACCGTCGTGGCTTTTGGCCCCGCTCACGATCGCATGCAGCCTTTTCGTCGCCGCCGTCATGGCGTTCGGCAATCCCGTGTTATGGAAAACGGCCGATGAAACCATGGCTGATCAGTATGCTGCAGGAACCGACGCGGACGATTATCAGTTCATCGATGAAGTGGTTGGCGAAGAGGGTAGCGCGGCCGATCTCGTCTGCCTCGGTGAATACAAAGCCATTTCGCAAGATGACGACCCCGACCGGGCGTCGAATATCGATTTGGCCGCCAAGGAGCTCGACGGCGTAGAGATCAAGCCCGATGAAACGCTTTCGGTCAACGAACTTTTCGGCGACACTTCGAAAGACGAGCGCTATCTCGTTACCTCGGTGGTTAACGGGACGACCATCGAGCAGGGGCGCGGCGGCGGTGTGTGCCAGGTTTCAACGGCGCTCTACATCGCGTCGCTTAAAGCAAATCTTGAAATAGTTGAGCGATACCCTCATACTATCGTGTGCGACTACGCTCCGATCGGCCTTGATGCAACGCTTGCCTACGGGCAGAAGGATCTGCGCATCAAGAATAACACCGATCAGAGCATGTTCGTCCGTGCGACGGCGCTCGGGCAGACGGTTGAGGTGAAGATTTACGGCGTGAAGGCGAGCGAGAACGAATCGATCGACGCCACATCGAAGATTATCGATCGTTTTGATGTGCCGGCCTCGGAGGTCTACATCGATCCGAGTAAACTTGGGCTCGGTCCCGATGATCCCGTTACGTATTACGTGGCGGAATCGTATCGGGTGTTGTACCGCGATGGCGTGATGGTGTCGAACGATCTGTTGTCGACCGATACGTATCAGGTTTCGGTGCAGTCCGATGTGCTGGTAGGGGAAGGCGGCGTCGACCCCTCAAAATAGTAAGCGCTGTCTGATCGCCGAGTTGATCAGCGAAGAGCTTGGGTGAAAGCAGGGCGGCGCGACGGCGCGGCTCGGAAAGGATGGGCATGGAAACGAACGAATCGATTCTGACGAAGGGGGTCGTCTCCATCGACGATCGCAAGCAGGTCGGCAAGGTGAAGGGGGTCATCGTCGACTGCGACTCGTGCGGGGTGAGCCACTACATCATTTCGAGTTCGAGCACGAATTCCTCGCTCGTTCTTCCGTTCGAGAAATCTCTTGCCGTGGGCGATACGTTCATGACCATCCAAAGCCGCGATGATTTTCTCGCAACGACCGATTTGACGGCACGCGGCGCTCTCGAGGACAATTTCGATCTGGTCGGCCTCGACGTTTACTCGCGCGCCGGCAGCCATTTGGGTGTTGTCAAAGGTTTCGACATCGATACCGCGTTCGGCGGCATCACGAAAATCGATCTTGAGGACGGCGGCTCATTCGAGTCGGACAGCTACGTGTTCTTCGCGCGGGAATTCGTGTTTGTCGACGACGGCACGAAAACCGATGCCGACATTCGCTCTGCAGCGGCAAACGGCTCTGATGAGGAAGCCGAGGATTCGGCCCCTTTAGCTGAACCGGCCGACGAAGAAGAGGCTGTCGAGCCGGATAACGCCGAAGCTGTCGAAGAGATCGAGCAAGGAGCCGACGAGGGTATGGTGGAGGTCGCCGAGGACGAGGCGGAAGAAGCCGAAATCGTCGATGAAGTGCTTGAACAAGGCGAAGAAGACGAGCTTGTTGAAGAACCCGTCGAGGATGGCGGGGTTGGCGAAGAGCCCGTCGAAGACGAGGCTGCTGAGGAAGCTGAAGCCGAAGAGGATCCCGCCGAAGAGGCTGAGGATGATCCCGATGCCGAGCTGCGTTCGTTTCTCGTGGGGAAGGTACTCAACGAGCGCGTGGTAAGCCAAGATGGTTCGCTTGTGCTCGAAGCCGGTGAGGAAATCACCGAGCAGGTGTTCGCCGATGCTCAGAAATGCGATGCGGTACTCTTGCTTACGATGAGTGTTGATGAATAGCAGCACGCTTGAGAGTTTATACGAATCGGTGCCCCGTTCCTATCGAGGAGCGGGGCACTTTTTTGCGCACAGGGAGCACAGGAACACAGGGGGACGGTCCTTTTGTGTTCCTGTCCTCTTGAAATGCCCTTTTTGCAACGTCGGCCTCGTCATGAGCGAGCACCAGAAAAGAGAGCACAAAAGGACCGTCCCCCTGTGTTCCCATTCTCGCGTCAATCACGCGCCGACAACCCCTATATGAGGTAGGGGCATTCGCTATTTTCCACAGCAACATGGGAAAATGATGCCATTTGCTAATATTATTGCTATACTTAACTTTAAGTTTAAGTTGAGTCAGACTTGGAAACTCAACTTCACACGAGAGAACATAACTGAAGAGAAAGTTGCAGACGTGCAAATCTCAGACGTGAAGATTGCGACGGCAATCTTGCTGGCCGTGTTCGGCATAGGGCTGTATTGGCGAACCAACATACGAGAAAACAGGTCTTCGAGACCCTCTGCATCTACAAAAAAGCGGGCGCATCGAGCGCCGGATCCGCGTTTCCGAACGGAGCACGTGCGCGCTCGCATGAAGCGTCGGGGGGGGGTTGCTTTTTCCGCCGCGCTTGCCGTCGTTCTCGTATTCGGGGGTTTGTTTCCCAGCACGCTTGAGCTTGCAAGCGGCGAGGAAGCCGAAAGCGCTTCGGGCGACGGCTCGGGCAGCGACATGGTCGGCGAGGCGTCGGCGAGCGTCACCATTCAGGTTGAGGGAAGCAGCGATGCCGCAGGTCTCAGCGCCGAATCGCTCGAGCACCGCATGCCGACGCTCGAGGAGTACCTGAAGCAGGCAACCGGTGGGAACGAACCCGCCGCCCTGTCAGCCGATGACGGCGGCGAAGAAGCCACGGCGGCCCAGCTCGCAGAGGTGTATGCCGCATCCGATCTGAAGCCGGGTACTCCAGCCTACTACGATGCGCGATGGAACGATGCGATCGACAAAGTGAAGAAAACCGGCGTCGGCGGCGCGAGCGTATGGGCTGATACGTCAGCGAAAGGAAACGAGGGAGGCGCGCTTGCTCCTTGGGACGGAAACCTCGCAGGAGTCAAACCTGCCCAAGGCGAGGGAACCACGGGCAACCCCTACAAGGTGTACACGGCGAACGAGCTTCGGTACGCTTTGGTGAACAAAGCATCGTGTCAGCTCATGCAGGATATCGATCTCGGTGGCGCACAGGGCATCAACTGGGCAGCGGTTTCCATCGATACCGCTGTGGTGATCGACGGTAACGGTTATACGATTTGGAACATGTTCTCTTACAGTGACGCGACCGAAGGAAACGAACCAGTCGGATTTCTCGGTACCATTTCTTCACCTGATTTCGTCCTGAAAAACCTCACGATGTCGAATTGCAAATGCGAATCGGCCAATCAGACGCAGCCAGGGCGCATGGCAACCATGATCGCGTGCTTACAAGCAGGAACCGTAGAAGGCTGCGGTTTGGAGAATTCGCTTGTAGGGCCGAGAAACGAAAACGGGTCGCTTTCCCTCTACGGGATTGGCGGGATGCTCGATTCTGCAGGCTGGCCTTCGACGGGTAAGATTTTCATCCGCAATTCTTACACGAAAAACGTCCATGCAAGGGGCACCGGGTGTGTCGCAAATTTCTATGAGGGAGGTTGGACGAGGGGCACTGCCGATACTTCTACGATCACTATCGAGAATTCCGCTGCGATGGATGGTTCTATCGTAACGAACAGCGGCCATTCTGGGGGATTCATTTCTTGCACGGGCCAAACCGTTGTTACCAACTGCTTCTCTAACCTTGATTGCTACGGATACGACCAAACAGGCGTGTTTTGCGGGGTCATTCACAACAACGTGCAGATTAAAGACAGCTGGGCAAGCGGCAAAGTCGAGGGCGTTAGGAATAGCGGCGGATTTGTGAGCGGGCTGGGAGCTCACGACGCTATCGACTCGACGTTTGAGAACTGCTATTCAACGTCGATGGTCGGCATGTCTTCGTCTGCAGCCGTGATGGGCGGTTTTGTAGGTTCGACCGAAAGCTATAGTGGCACAACGCCTAAACTGCATTTTACCAATTGCTATGCAGCCGGCGAAGTAGGAACCCTGAAATCGCTTCCAGACGGTACGGCGGTCAACGACGATGGCACGCCCGTGTCGGATGTTGGAGGCTTTGCGGGCGTATCGACGACGGCGGTCTACAATGCCTGCTATTACGATAAGCAAACGACGGGATCAGCGGAAAAGGCCATCGCAAACCAACCCGACAATCGTGTGACAGGTCTCTTGACCAAATCCCTTTCGACGCTCAATATCGGCTCTGATTGGTCTCTTTCGAACGACGGAAGCACCTATCCGCAACTGTCGGTGTTTACCACAGGCACCTGGGGAGGCAGTGCGAAACTCGGCGAGCTTGCCCGTGCTTATTCTCAGGCTTCGGTATCGACCGTGTTCCTCTATCCGTGCAACGAAGCAACGTTTGACGCCGCAGCAACCGATTATGATACGGTACGCAAAATTCGCTACGCCTTCCCCTTGACGAACAATGCGTCGGTCAACAATTCCTCAATCAAGACATCGTGGGTGTACGATCCCGATAACAGTGCGTATTATCCCAACGACAGTCCGCTGAACCCCGGCACCAAGATCATCACCCTTTCGGCTGCGCAAGGCGAGCCGGCAATGGACGACGTAAGCGTAACAGCAGTTGCTTCGGGCATCGGGTGGCTCCGCGTGTATACCGACTACGATGGCGTGGTGGGTACGCGCAATCTTCGGCTCGTGCCGACCACTTCGGTAGCTATCGGTACCGACAACAAAGCCATCGTAGGCTCGGATGCTACGGTGTATGCGCAGGCTACAAGCGCCGATCCTCAGTACAAACCGCTCGAAGAAACCTTGACGCGGTTCGACCATCGCGATGGTATCAAGTTTATCGTAGCGACTTCGGTTAACCTACAAGCGTTCATGGACGATCCGAAGCCCGTCGGTGACGGAGGCTACGCTTCCTTGGAAGAAAAGATGGCCGCACACGACATCGGGTGCACCGATTTCGCGGATCCGAACCTCAACGCGGCTGTTTCGGT
Above is a genomic segment from Raoultibacter phocaeensis containing:
- a CDS encoding aldehyde ferredoxin oxidoreductase N-terminal domain-containing protein, with the translated sequence MATKGWAGKIAHVDLTIKEVRIIESDPYVEWLGGHGLASALFWDFCEDKTVKPFDPENLIVVAANPLSGTLVPTAGARVEITGIGAFADHEWYTRSSMGGRIAGGMKRAGFDAFMVTGVSEEPVWINVVDGEITFEDASKWWGSEKDAWGIQKDIMGQLTGGARDDEWYTVPGSKRKTLIRPAVMCIPPICERLGRVGGIMHDANHIAAQTGFGAVWGSKKLKAVSFTGTQTFAIADPTELLALRREVYLKRDYKIDRPDEVPYDPFVEYHQYNIPGQGNVMECLDYLPHRPEACEGCPTACRSIFPDSLGNESYCVVMAWGRGSEDTAETGRKNADILNRHGINAWEVGTPAYVYSLYKRGLAGPGKKIDTLDLDFTKVGTHEFSARLLEMMIKREGLGNELADGLARAAHAWGTWDEDSTTGELTHPQWGYGEHYSPQVETDWSFGSIFGERDINEHSFNHWIYWMPMATIKLLGIPPLLTAEDLVDTISRTANGLDPRCWDYSEENCFSDYRRECVYYYRHWTRVWEQSLTFCDWGWAGERINMNDPYKDYFIDLDDYGCRFYTAVTGLPLTKTQSYEIGRRIWNLDKAIWTLQGRHRDDEVFANYVYERPNPEDGLYPMYLDGEWVYASGKGRVLDRDKFEKFKGRYYEREGWDPETGWPTRAALENLGLASVADALEEAGKLGDDHGKPQPEKAAWQLAEDDAN
- a CDS encoding 4Fe-4S dicluster domain-containing protein; amino-acid sequence: MADESVQYPVSKGFLLIDTKKCSGCMSCMMACTLAHEGGIDLSHARIQIKKNVFGTYPDDDIEQYVCKQCANAPCVDACRFEALTVDPVSGVRIIDAEKCTGCQLCIRACTYSPSRIVYDYDKRIALKCDLCTNTPFWKEEGGVRGKQACIDACSLCAIAFSRDMPETEAGYEVNLRTSLHYARAMFPIDDAGMQSPREALEQAGLRPVGKVAGVYDSAVETDVVTKGEE
- a CDS encoding helix-turn-helix domain-containing protein, whose translation is MKEICQFLGVSSTTIRNYERYLKERRYEVLDSGHRKFTGSSFTQLYDLRFMSKIGMSIQDAAAVCQDDSIAARIQAYVQGEQEIRLQIQYLKASLREIEEVKKCLGALEPGQASYSFTNVPGFFYLECERDGKLLNRPDEMELMKEWTAKIPAVYYMNRDVMENSSGSEWSYRMGLAISEEHSFLVPVNHRAVLHIPAKTCITGIVIDENSQSLSSSDYRFSGTCLRNALEYLKQNNLELAGQVFHRMVGSMLTVKDSKGNVVTGDLWYGLYPVK
- the purE gene encoding 5-(carboxyamino)imidazole ribonucleotide mutase, which encodes MPAEATAPLVGIIMGSESDMPAMEPCMKQLEEFGVPYEVKVASAHRKPAEVHEWASTAVDRGIRVIVAAAGKAAHLGGVVAAYTPNPVITVPMKTSDLGGLDSLLSMVQMPSGVPVACVAINGAKNAAILAVQILGTGCDEARQKIADFKAGMAEA
- a CDS encoding VanW family protein, giving the protein MSGKHAKRKTVRPSVSSAPRASSASRASAPPVSRVAVPTEPKPAAPVPLRAAGAAAPVSPRVAGASARSPKPVRGPRPSWLLAPLTIACSLFVAAVMAFGNPVLWKTADETMADQYAAGTDADDYQFIDEVVGEEGSAADLVCLGEYKAISQDDDPDRASNIDLAAKELDGVEIKPDETLSVNELFGDTSKDERYLVTSVVNGTTIEQGRGGGVCQVSTALYIASLKANLEIVERYPHTIVCDYAPIGLDATLAYGQKDLRIKNNTDQSMFVRATALGQTVEVKIYGVKASENESIDATSKIIDRFDVPASEVYIDPSKLGLGPDDPVTYYVAESYRVLYRDGVMVSNDLLSTDTYQVSVQSDVLVGEGGVDPSK
- a CDS encoding PRC-barrel domain-containing protein; amino-acid sequence: METNESILTKGVVSIDDRKQVGKVKGVIVDCDSCGVSHYIISSSSTNSSLVLPFEKSLAVGDTFMTIQSRDDFLATTDLTARGALEDNFDLVGLDVYSRAGSHLGVVKGFDIDTAFGGITKIDLEDGGSFESDSYVFFAREFVFVDDGTKTDADIRSAAANGSDEEAEDSAPLAEPADEEEAVEPDNAEAVEEIEQGADEGMVEVAEDEAEEAEIVDEVLEQGEEDELVEEPVEDGGVGEEPVEDEAAEEAEAEEDPAEEAEDDPDAELRSFLVGKVLNERVVSQDGSLVLEAGEEITEQVFADAQKCDAVLLLTMSVDE